In Flavobacterium okayamense, a single window of DNA contains:
- the hemN gene encoding oxygen-independent coproporphyrinogen III oxidase, with protein MAVSLIQKYNVPGPRYTSYPTVPYWKENSFTPNLWLKSLIETYSATNKTEGISLYIHLPFCESLCTFCGCHKRITKRHEVEHPYIEAVIKEWNLYCDILPERPNIKEIHLGGGTPTFFSPENLKYLISSILAISNVEENYEFSFEGHPNNTSKEHLQTLYDLGFRRVSFGVQDYSDKVQHAIHRIQPFHNVAKVTLWAKEIGYTSISHDLVFGLPFQTLDDVLDTIDKTNALHPDRLAFYSYAHVPWIKGNGQRGFKDEDVPKDDEKRKLYEQGKLQLSKHGFVEIGMDHFALKSDSMYQSFKEGNLHRNFMGYTTTNTKVMIGLGVSSISDSWNAFAQNEKVLEDYYARLDKNEIPVFKGHILSEEDLVIRQHILNIMCQFETNWNNEHLQFTELTEVIDSLYEMQQDGLLELQENKLIVTEKGKPFVRNICMAFDLHLKRKAPERQLFSMTI; from the coding sequence ATGGCAGTTTCACTAATTCAAAAATATAATGTCCCTGGACCTCGATATACAAGTTATCCTACAGTTCCGTATTGGAAAGAAAATAGTTTTACTCCAAATCTATGGCTTAAATCATTAATAGAAACATATTCTGCAACCAATAAAACTGAAGGAATTAGCTTATACATTCACCTCCCGTTTTGTGAAAGTTTGTGTACTTTTTGTGGTTGCCATAAAAGAATAACTAAAAGACATGAAGTTGAACATCCATATATTGAAGCTGTAATCAAAGAATGGAATCTTTATTGTGATATTTTACCAGAACGCCCTAATATTAAAGAAATTCATTTAGGAGGTGGTACCCCAACCTTTTTTTCTCCAGAAAATTTAAAATACTTAATATCTTCAATTCTTGCCATTTCAAATGTCGAAGAAAATTACGAATTTAGTTTTGAAGGTCATCCTAATAACACATCTAAAGAACATCTACAAACTTTATACGATTTAGGTTTTAGAAGAGTAAGCTTTGGAGTTCAAGATTATTCAGATAAAGTCCAACATGCAATTCATAGAATCCAACCTTTTCATAATGTTGCTAAAGTGACACTTTGGGCCAAAGAAATTGGTTACACTTCTATAAGTCATGATTTGGTTTTTGGTTTACCTTTTCAAACCTTAGATGATGTTTTAGATACTATTGATAAAACCAATGCTTTACATCCAGATAGATTAGCGTTTTATAGCTACGCTCATGTTCCTTGGATAAAAGGTAACGGTCAACGTGGATTTAAAGATGAAGATGTTCCTAAAGATGATGAAAAACGAAAACTTTACGAGCAAGGAAAATTACAACTAAGCAAACATGGTTTTGTGGAAATTGGAATGGATCATTTTGCTTTAAAAAGCGATTCTATGTACCAATCATTTAAAGAAGGTAATCTACATCGAAATTTCATGGGGTATACAACAACTAATACTAAAGTAATGATTGGTTTAGGTGTTTCGTCAATTAGCGATAGTTGGAATGCTTTTGCGCAAAATGAAAAAGTTTTAGAAGACTATTATGCTCGCTTAGATAAAAACGAAATTCCTGTTTTTAAAGGTCATATTTTATCTGAAGAAGACTTAGTTATTCGCCAACATATATTAAATATTATGTGCCAATTCGAAACGAATTGGAATAACGAACATTTACAATTTACTGAATTGACAGAAGTAATTGATTCACTTTACGAAATGCAACAGGATGGTTTACTCGAATTACAAGAAAACAAACTCATTGTTACCGAAAAAGGAAAACCATTTGTGCGAAACATTTGTATGGCTTTCGATTTGCATTTAAAACGTAAAGCTCCCGAACGTCAATTGTTCTCGATGACGATTTAA
- a CDS encoding TolC family protein: MNKAKFILGVVALLILHSCGIPKISTKESEVTLPENYVTSSKDTLSSSELKWKDFFDDENLNALIEETLKNNQELNILMQKVAIAQNEIQARKGEYLPSVGFGAGADVDKVGEFTRNGAVEKNLEIKDGKEFPEPLPNYQFGLYSTWEVDIWKKLRNAKKVAYMEYMASQEGRNLLITNLVAEVANSYYELIALDSQLSNLEQNIEIQKNALEIVKLLKESARTTSLAVKRFEAEVQKNQSEIYNLKQEIVETENKINFLVGRLPQPVIRNSANFIEMRPKMVNVGLPSQLLENRPDVRKAQLELDAAKLNIKVAKANFYPSLGLKAGIGFEAFKPDFLLESPASLLYNIAGELSAPLVNRNAIKAHYKNASAKQIQSAYDYEQTLLNAYIEVVNQLSKIDNLEKNYDLKNKQVASLDESVEISNLLFQSARADYMEVLLTQRDVLEAKMALIETRKDQKIAMVNLYRALGGGWN; this comes from the coding sequence ATGAATAAAGCAAAGTTTATTTTAGGTGTAGTTGCTTTACTTATTCTTCATTCTTGTGGAATTCCAAAAATATCAACTAAAGAAAGTGAAGTAACTTTACCTGAGAACTATGTAACCAGTTCAAAGGATACTTTAAGTTCATCTGAATTAAAATGGAAAGATTTTTTTGATGATGAAAACTTAAATGCATTAATTGAAGAAACTCTTAAAAACAATCAAGAGTTAAATATTCTAATGCAAAAAGTTGCCATTGCGCAAAACGAAATTCAAGCTCGTAAAGGTGAATATTTACCTAGTGTAGGGTTTGGAGCTGGAGCTGATGTAGATAAAGTTGGAGAATTCACTAGAAATGGTGCAGTGGAAAAGAACTTAGAAATTAAAGACGGAAAAGAATTTCCAGAACCATTACCTAACTACCAATTTGGTTTATATAGCACTTGGGAAGTAGATATTTGGAAAAAATTACGTAATGCTAAAAAAGTAGCCTATATGGAATATATGGCTTCTCAAGAAGGCAGAAATTTATTGATTACAAATTTAGTTGCCGAAGTTGCTAATTCATACTATGAGTTAATTGCTTTAGATAGCCAACTTTCAAACCTTGAGCAAAATATTGAGATTCAAAAAAATGCTCTGGAAATTGTAAAACTTTTAAAAGAGTCAGCAAGAACTACTTCGCTAGCTGTAAAACGTTTTGAAGCAGAAGTTCAAAAAAATCAAAGTGAGATTTACAACTTAAAACAGGAAATCGTTGAAACCGAAAATAAAATTAACTTTTTAGTAGGACGCTTGCCTCAACCTGTAATAAGAAACTCGGCTAACTTTATAGAAATGCGACCAAAAATGGTTAATGTTGGTTTGCCTTCACAATTACTTGAGAACAGACCTGATGTTAGAAAAGCACAATTAGAATTAGATGCTGCTAAATTGAATATCAAAGTTGCTAAAGCTAACTTCTACCCTTCTTTAGGGTTGAAAGCTGGTATAGGTTTCGAAGCTTTTAAGCCAGATTTTCTATTAGAATCTCCTGCTTCATTATTGTATAATATTGCAGGAGAATTATCGGCTCCTTTGGTAAACCGAAATGCAATTAAAGCACATTACAAAAACGCTAGTGCAAAACAAATTCAATCAGCATATGATTATGAACAAACACTTTTAAATGCTTATATAGAAGTTGTTAATCAATTATCTAAAATTGATAATTTAGAGAAAAACTACGATTTAAAGAACAAACAAGTTGCTTCTCTAGATGAATCTGTAGAAATTTCTAATTTACTATTTCAATCGGCTCGTGCTGATTATATGGAAGTTTTACTAACTCAACGAGATGTTTTGGAAGCCAAAATGGCTTTAATTGAAACCAGAAAAGACCAAAAGATTGCTATGGTTAATCTGTACAGAGCACTTGGTGGTGGATGGAATTAA
- a CDS encoding rhodanese-like domain-containing protein, which yields MKKLVLGITSIILMAVSCVNQKQEGVVVASPEAFEQKMQESNVQVLDVRTAGEYAEGHIGDATNVDVLQDDFQDKVANLDKDKPVMVYCKMGGRSAKAAGILKEMGFKDVTDLEGGYSAWKASGK from the coding sequence ATGAAAAAGTTAGTTTTAGGAATTACATCAATTATTTTAATGGCAGTATCTTGTGTTAACCAAAAGCAAGAAGGAGTTGTAGTAGCATCACCTGAGGCATTTGAACAAAAAATGCAAGAGTCTAATGTTCAAGTATTAGATGTAAGAACTGCAGGTGAATATGCAGAAGGACATATAGGAGATGCAACTAATGTTGATGTTTTACAAGATGATTTTCAAGATAAAGTTGCGAATTTAGATAAAGATAAACCGGTAATGGTTTATTGTAAAATGGGTGGAAGAAGCGCAAAAGCTGCCGGAATACTAAAAGAAATGGGTTTCAAAGATGTAACTGATTTAGAAGGGGGTTATTCTGCTTGGAAAGCTTCAGGAAAATAA
- a CDS encoding RidA family protein: MKRIIFTDKAPAPIGPYNQAVLVGNILYTSGQIAIDPQTNELILSDIETETKQVMENMKAVLEAADMKFEDVVKTSIFISDMNNFAKINTVYAKYFNEELAPARETVEVACLPKNVNVEISMIAIK, translated from the coding sequence ATGAAAAGAATAATATTTACAGACAAAGCGCCAGCTCCTATAGGTCCATACAATCAAGCAGTGTTAGTTGGAAATATTCTATACACATCAGGACAAATTGCAATTGATCCTCAAACTAACGAATTAATTCTTAGTGATATTGAAACGGAAACAAAACAAGTCATGGAAAATATGAAAGCGGTTTTGGAAGCTGCTGATATGAAATTTGAGGATGTTGTAAAAACTTCAATATTCATAAGTGATATGAATAATTTTGCAAAAATCAATACTGTTTATGCTAAATATTTTAATGAAGAGCTTGCCCCTGCAAGAGAAACTGTTGAAGTAGCATGTTTGCCTAAAAATGTAAATGTGGAAATTTCTATGATTGCTATAAAATAA
- the trxA gene encoding thioredoxin gives MNAKFNEIISQEQLTLVDFYADWCGPCKMMSPILQEVKTVVKDDVKIIKINVDQHQDLAAEFMVRGVPTLMLFKDGKMLWRQSGVLGTNDLVNLLRQHLN, from the coding sequence ATGAACGCAAAGTTTAACGAGATAATTAGTCAAGAACAATTAACATTGGTAGATTTTTATGCGGATTGGTGTGGTCCATGTAAAATGATGTCACCAATTTTGCAAGAAGTTAAAACAGTGGTTAAAGACGATGTTAAGATTATAAAAATAAATGTAGATCAACATCAAGATTTGGCTGCAGAATTTATGGTTAGAGGTGTACCGACTTTGATGTTATTTAAAGATGGAAAAATGTTATGGCGTCAATCAGGTGTTTTAGGTACGAATGATTTAGTGAATTTATTACGTCAGCATCTAAATTAA